A region of Candidatus Zixiibacteriota bacterium DNA encodes the following proteins:
- a CDS encoding PorV/PorQ family protein produces MRERFRIAVMILAIALVLAGLVQAEPQGGRESLFVLGAGTRALGMGGAFSAIPGDVSSVYWNPACLSLLEYRQLIWTHVTLYEETSYDFAAAAWPILDFGTIGVGGMKIGTGGIEFRDEYGPLGTYDYSNGQYWLSYARSIYRWIHGGANIKLVDQSLAGFSSSTASIDAGLLLQPFSMVSFGVNVQDVIAGKMKLLRAEEGIPYNIKFGAAVNWMNAERSFGVIAAMDFDKTEGQPASRHFGAELMFMKYMLVRGGYDREDITFGAGIRYRLLGADYAYKSNDVLGASHRFGLTLFFGPTVSEQRQHRIERGLLRESQRRDEENRSRIDGLWQSAFDAFSRNDLDSASLLCSQLIGYEPEHEEAIRLMQRIRELKNEQTESQIEEKSRERAVGSMVTDRVANGMSLLNEGKLGEAREELNQALKLDSTNVAALDGLARIDAAVARRVQVHISNGDARFSVQDYGEAVVSWNRALELKPDLPIVREKVARAKRLMVIDQRLRDALETYAEGDTAQARSLFTEVLTLDQNNATAIEYIRIMDRVEAETITLDELRQDTEYWKLYLDGLGYFRNKQYDEAIDAWEKVLEKYPGNREALTNIGQAKLRRDK; encoded by the coding sequence ATGAGGGAGAGGTTCCGCATAGCCGTGATGATTCTTGCGATTGCGCTTGTTCTGGCAGGCTTGGTGCAGGCAGAACCGCAGGGAGGGCGCGAGTCTCTCTTCGTGCTCGGTGCCGGAACCCGCGCTCTTGGCATGGGGGGAGCGTTCTCGGCTATTCCCGGTGATGTATCGTCTGTTTACTGGAATCCGGCCTGTCTGTCATTGCTTGAATACAGACAGTTGATATGGACTCATGTTACGCTTTATGAAGAGACGAGCTACGATTTCGCCGCAGCAGCGTGGCCGATTCTTGACTTTGGAACAATTGGTGTCGGCGGTATGAAGATAGGTACCGGCGGCATCGAATTTCGCGATGAGTATGGGCCTTTAGGGACGTACGATTATAGCAATGGTCAATACTGGTTGTCTTATGCGCGCAGCATCTACCGCTGGATTCATGGCGGGGCAAACATCAAACTTGTCGATCAGAGTCTGGCTGGTTTCTCTTCGAGCACAGCTAGTATCGATGCGGGGCTGCTGCTCCAACCGTTCAGCATGGTATCTTTCGGTGTGAATGTTCAGGATGTAATTGCGGGCAAGATGAAGCTCTTGCGGGCGGAAGAAGGTATTCCGTACAACATCAAATTCGGAGCCGCCGTGAACTGGATGAACGCCGAAAGGAGCTTTGGCGTGATAGCGGCGATGGACTTCGACAAAACAGAGGGCCAGCCCGCTTCCAGGCACTTCGGCGCGGAATTGATGTTCATGAAGTATATGTTGGTCCGAGGCGGATATGATCGTGAGGATATCACTTTTGGAGCTGGCATAAGGTACAGGCTCCTGGGTGCTGATTACGCGTACAAATCAAACGATGTGCTGGGAGCAAGTCACAGGTTTGGATTGACGCTGTTTTTCGGTCCAACCGTATCTGAGCAGAGGCAACATAGGATTGAGCGAGGACTATTGCGTGAAAGCCAGCGCCGTGATGAAGAAAACCGCTCCCGCATCGATGGGCTGTGGCAGTCTGCATTCGACGCGTTCAGTCGCAATGATCTCGATTCGGCATCATTGCTGTGCAGTCAGCTGATCGGATATGAACCTGAACATGAAGAGGCAATACGTCTGATGCAGAGAATTCGTGAACTCAAGAATGAGCAGACGGAGAGCCAGATCGAAGAGAAAAGTCGAGAGCGGGCTGTCGGAAGTATGGTGACGGATCGCGTGGCCAACGGAATGAGCCTTCTCAATGAGGGCAAGCTTGGAGAGGCAAGAGAGGAGCTCAATCAGGCACTGAAGCTGGATTCAACAAATGTAGCGGCGCTGGATGGATTGGCGAGAATCGACGCTGCTGTCGCTCGCCGTGTGCAGGTTCACATATCGAATGGGGATGCCAGATTTTCTGTACAGGACTATGGCGAGGCAGTGGTTAGCTGGAACAGAGCGTTGGAACTGAAGCCTGATTTGCCGATCGTGAGAGAGAAGGTTGCACGGGCAAAGCGGCTTATGGTGATAGATCAGAGGCTGAGGGATGCACTGGAGACTTATGCTGAGGGTGATACGGCGCAGGCGCGCAGTCTGTTCACCGAAGTGCTCACGCTGGATCAGAACAATGCTACTGCGATAGAATACATCAGAATTATGGATAGAGTGGAGGCCGAGACAATCACTCTCGATGAGCTGAGACAAGACACTGAGTACTGGAAATTGTATCTTGACGGACTTGGCTATTTCAGAAATAAGCAATACGATGAGGCTATCGACGCCTGGGAGAAAGTGCTGGAGAAGTACCCGGGCAACAGAGAAGCTTTGACAAACATTGGACAGGCGAAACTCAGAAGAGACAAATAG